A genomic segment from Drosophila willistoni isolate 14030-0811.24 chromosome 2L unlocalized genomic scaffold, UCI_dwil_1.1 Seg168, whole genome shotgun sequence encodes:
- the LOC6640876 gene encoding general odorant-binding protein 56a, producing MNSIFVITLSAVILALALASPVELNEEQKALAKQHGEQCSKELNLTEEEIAKVKAKDFKNPTENIKCFANCFFEKIGTLKNGEIQEAVVLEKLGAFIGEEKTKAALAKCGSIKGENNCDTAVKLHECFEEFKPKHEIKA from the exons ATGAATTCCATTTTTGTGATCACTTTGAGTGCTgtgattttggctttggctcTGGCCTCG CCTGTTGAGTTGAATGAAGAGCAAAAGGCTCTGGCCAAGCAACATGGTGAACAATGCTCCAAGGAACTGAATCTGACTGAAGAGGAGATTGCCAAAGTGAAGGCCAAGGATTTCAAGAATCCCACCGAGAATATTAAATGTTTTGCCAACTGTTTCTTCGAAAAGATCGGCACATTGAAGAACGGTGAGATTCAAGAAGCCGTTGTCTTGGAGAAATTGGGCGCCTTCATTGGTGAGGAGAAGACCAAGGCTGCTCTGGCCAAATGCGGTTCCATCAAGGGCGAGAACAATTGTGATACTGCTGTCAAGTTGCACGAGTGCTTCGAGGAGTTCAAGCCAAAGCACGAGATTAAGGCTTAA
- the LOC6640760 gene encoding general odorant-binding protein 56a — protein MGLNEQVMSQSAADMAAFKQMQDGCIKELNIGTAEAALIATDKPVANPTESYKCYHNCLYKKMGMINADGKANNDAILKIITTRYAKAPVDKVKALLTSCGAAPSTNACDYAYKFEMCMINGLKA, from the exons ATGGGACTGAACGAGCAAGTTATG TCGCAAAGTGCAGCGGATATGGCAGCCTTTAAGCAAATGCAAGATGGTTGCATTAAGGAGCTAAATATTGGAACCGCCGAGGCGGCATTAATTGCCACAGACAAACCGGTGGCTAATCCTACGGAATCCTATAAATGTTATCATAATTGTCTCTATAAGAAGATGGGCATGATTAATGCCGATGGCAAGGCCAATAACGATGCCATTCTCAAGATAATTACAACTCGTTATGCCAAGGCTCCGGTCGATAAGGTCAAGGCCCTGTTGACCAGTTGTGGTGCTGCCCCTTCGACCAATGCTTGTGATTATGCATACAAATTTGAAATGTGCATGATTAACGGACTCAAGGCTTAA
- the LOC6640761 gene encoding uncharacterized protein LOC6640761: MSNQVLLVSLLCLSVSNFLPLAWSRSLSVSLNMSLTRTELGEQRNGTASKLSQEILHQCMRETEISMSQLKLFRLSLLSNDYTIENEVATGTGGGSNDGNSISDIDYSSNQMPYLDLKHNEPLQCFVRCLYERLGLVKYDVLLEEAFRKQVQSIIQREKPEIKECMDLQSKNRCEAAYKLHLCYNHLKTLEAEQRIREVLERSENDNDMGNDEGDNDKEEGIIDGIQHSTESKQ; the protein is encoded by the exons ATGTCTAATCAAGTTCTTTTAGTGTCCTTACTGTGCCTGAGTGTCAGTAATTTTTTGCCATTGGCATGG AGTCGTTCGCTATCCGTGTCCCTGAATATGTCCCTGACACGCACGGAGCTCGGAGAGCAGCGGAATGGTACAGCCTCGAAGCTTAGTCAGGAGATATTGCATCAGTGTATGCGAGAGACCGAGATATCCATGTCACAGTTGAAACTTTTCCGCCTGAGTCTACTCTCGAATGATTATACCATTGAGAATGAGGTGGCCACTGGCACCGGTGGCGGTTCCAACGATGGCAATAGCATAAGCGATATTGACTATTCGAGCAATCAGATGCCCTATCTCGATTTGAAGCATAACGAGCCACTGCAGTGCTTTGTCCGCTGTCTCTATGAACGTTTGGGTCTGGTTAAGTACGATGTGCTGCTGGAGGAAGCTTTCAGGAAACAAGTGCAGAGCATTATTCAGCGTGAGAAACCCGAAATCAAAGAGTGCATGGATCTGCAGAGTAAGAATCGCTGTGAAGCGGCCTACAAATTGCATTTGTGTTACAATCATCTGAAAACTCTTGAGGCCGAGCAGCGTATCAGAGAGGTTCTCGAGCGTAGTGAAAATGACAACGATATGGGCAATGATGAGGGTGACAATGACAAGGAGGAGGGCATTATCGATGGCATTCAGCATTCCACTGAGTCCAAACAGTAG
- the LOC6640762 gene encoding general odorant-binding protein 56d: MKFLIVFLALVAFAAAAELPLTDEQKAQAHANGALCVQQEGITKEQAMALRAGNFEDKDPKVKCFANCFLEKTGFIADGQVKPDVVLAKLGPLAGADKVKAVQAKCDSLKGADKCDTAYQLYECYYKNSAHI; encoded by the exons atgaaattccTAATTGTCTTCTTGGCCCTTGTTGCctttgctgccgctgct GAACTTCCATTGACAGATGAACAGAAGGCTCAGGCTCATGCCAATGGCGCTTTGTGTGTCCAACAGGAGGGCATAACCAAAGAGCAGGCCATGGCTTTGCGTGCTGGCAATTTTGAAGATAAGGATCCCAAGGTCAAATGCTTTGCCAACTGTTTCCTTGAGAAAACCGGCTTCATTGCCGATGGTCAGGTTAAGCCCGATGTGGTTTTGGCCAAATTGGGTCCCCTTGCCGGTGCTGACAAGGTGAAGGCCGTTCAAGCCAAATGTGATTCTCTCAAGGGTGCCGATAAATGCGATACAGCTTATCAATTGTACGAATGCTACTACAAGAACAGTGCCCACATCTAA